ATACACATCGAGGTTTGAACCAGTAAAGGCACTAGCTCCTGTGCGACCTTTAACGATAAACTCACCCTCAATGGGTTGAACCGTTTCATAGAAAGAAGTGCCAAATGCACCTGCTTGAAACGTACCCGCTTTGGGAATGGCATGGCGTAAACCACTCGTAGCTAAGCCTAGTTCCGGATATCCTGCAGTAAAGCTCAAACCTACATGGATGACTGTCAGGTTGTGATTACGCGCATAAGCCAACGCCTTTTCAATCTGTTGGATCGACTGTTGCATTAGGGCTTGATCTTCTACTAAAGCCTTGTTGAGCTTGCCTTGTGGATGCATCCACTCATTTTGTGTTTCAATTAAAAGTAAAGCTGCTTTTTCTTTTGTTTGTGCTTGCATCGTCATCATAAAAATTAAATTAAGCGTGAGTAAAACGAATTGTTTCATTATAAATTGAGATTTAAAGGGTTAGTAATATGGTCTTTAGAAACTTTAGAAACGGCCAACCAACGAGAGTCAAATTTGATGTACGAGAGGTAGTCCGTGATGATGAGCTGTTGGGCTCTAAAGTATTGCACTTTTACCAGCGCAATCGTATCCGTTACATCTAGTACGTCGATGAGGTACTCCAAGTTGCGCACACCAGAAACCATTTGTTGTGCGTCCTCTTTGTAGGCTTTTACTAAGGCTACCCAGGTGGCTAGTGGCAGTTTAAATAGGCCGTTCGTTTCTGTAGGAATAAGAATGGCAAAGTCAGGGTGAAAGCCTTGGTACATCGCCTCATAGTTTAGCGCATTTAAAGCGCCTTGAGAAAAGGTGTCTTCAACAACTTGAAGAATCTCTTTTTTTGCTTGTTCTGTCGAAGGAGTTTGAGCTGTCATAGTCAAAGATGAAAGAAAGGTGAAACAAATACAAAGGATTAAAATTGTTCTTTTCATACCTAAATTGTTTTTAAGTGTCATTAATTGTAAATAATCTACAATTGCAAATGAAGGACTTATATTTTATATTTACAACATTAATTGTAAGTTATTTACAAATCATGGAGAATAAGGAAAATAAAGAGCTGTCATTTGACTTTGATTTTTTAGATAAATTGGTTGTGGGCATTGGGGAAGTTGCTCAAATTACGGGCATTCCGACACGTCAAATTCGCTATTGGGAAGAGAAGGGGATTATTAGCAGTTTAACGGAAGAGGAAGGAAAAAACAGACGCTATAACTACGAGAACATTAAAAAAATGTTATTGATCAAGGAATTAATGGAAGAAGGGTATACCTTGGATGCTTCTGCTGAGAAAGTGAAGAAGCGCATGGAAATGATTGAAGCGACCTTAAATAAATTGAGACAACCCTAAACGAGTGGAATGAGATGCGATATGTGCGATATAGCTTGGGTATTGTGAGTCTGTTGCTGTTATTCTTTTTGTTGAAGTATAACGGCACAACGCGATTTGCGAAAGAGCCAAAGCTACTGAGAAGCAACATTGACTCCCTAGACTCAAAAGCATTACAAGCTCCTTTGTATGAAGAATATTTACGGGTGAAATTTGATCATTGTACGCCTTAGTATTATTTTTTATTATAGAAGAAGGTTAATTGTAAACATTGATTATCAAGTTTTTAAATAAACTGATTTGCCATAGAAAACCTTTTTTGTCATATGGCAATTGCCTTTGAAAGGAGGCCTTCTACTTTTGTTGTTTAATTCTTTAACGTTTGAACAACATGAGTATGGATATTTTAGTCGGACTCCAATGGGGAGATGAAGGAAAAGGTAAGTTTATCGATCACATTTGCAGCCAATACGACATTGTAGCTCGCTTTAATGGGGGAGCCAATGCGGGACATAGCATTTACTACAACGGAGAAAAAGTAACGTTGAAACTGCTTCCATCGGGTGTTTTTTATCCGAATACGAGGAATGTAATTGGAACAGGCGTAGTGGTCAATCCAATCCAATTGCAACAAGAAATAGAACAGTTGATGGCTT
The window above is part of the Myroides odoratus DSM 2801 genome. Proteins encoded here:
- a CDS encoding cysteine hydrolase, with translation MKQFVLLTLNLIFMMTMQAQTKEKAALLLIETQNEWMHPQGKLNKALVEDQALMQQSIQQIEKALAYARNHNLTVIHVGLSFTAGYPELGLATSGLRHAIPKAGTFQAGAFGTSFYETVQPIEGEFIVKGRTGASAFTGSNLDVYLRNNHIGKLFLVGYATHVCVESTFRDAHERGYHAVVLSDATAAFNATQQQYFLDEIVHHFGSQQTTEVFTSSK
- a CDS encoding nuclear transport factor 2 family protein; protein product: MKRTILILCICFTFLSSLTMTAQTPSTEQAKKEILQVVEDTFSQGALNALNYEAMYQGFHPDFAILIPTETNGLFKLPLATWVALVKAYKEDAQQMVSGVRNLEYLIDVLDVTDTIALVKVQYFRAQQLIITDYLSYIKFDSRWLAVSKVSKDHITNPLNLNL
- a CDS encoding MerR family transcriptional regulator, translating into MENKENKELSFDFDFLDKLVVGIGEVAQITGIPTRQIRYWEEKGIISSLTEEEGKNRRYNYENIKKMLLIKELMEEGYTLDASAEKVKKRMEMIEATLNKLRQP